A single genomic interval of Cydia splendana chromosome 10, ilCydSple1.2, whole genome shotgun sequence harbors:
- the LOC134794522 gene encoding organic cation transporter protein-like → MKTRVDLDKILVEEIGQFGWFQLRTWALAAFAVIFSGFVATEYMFTTARINTRCLIPECESTDQTIEFAPSWILNAIPPSGSSFDSCQRFANISGNNFNEVCHASIFDSSNVVDCEEYVYENTDTVVYTFGLACRDWQRSFIGTARALGALACFPITGFVSDRWGRRTALIINAIIRASFGLSRSWTNTYVGFTLLEFLEAALGGGVFSCAYILVMEMVGPRMRVAFGTSINSFFSVGCVIAGLLAWAFNDWRDFTRVLYIPMFIISFSLWFVPESVRWYMSKGRYQESETVLKTAARINRRQLSDKSLEALRESVEEEKRNNEMEAENKKKEPWLIVQVFRHKPILIRCLVSPVWWITFNIVYYGLSVNAVNISGNRYLNYVAVSAVDIPGYWMSMFLLGIIGRKPVLIAAFWVCAACQAAYVFIPDVRRLNGPITARDIAQLVPRTPAFLASSVA, encoded by the exons ATGAAGACCCGTGTCGATCTTGACAAGATCTTAGTAGAAGAAATCGGTCAATTCGGATGGTTCCAGCTGCGGACGTGGGCTTTGGCGGCATTTGCTGTAATATTTAGTGGATTTGTGGCCACTGAATATATGTTCACGACGGCGAGAATTAACACCAG GTGCCTCATCCCCGAGTGTGAATCTACAGACCAAACCATCGAGTTCGCACCATCATGGATCCTAAACGCTATTCCTCCTTCTGGTTCATCATTCGACAGCTGCCAGCGTTTTGCCAACATTTCTGGCAATAACTTCAATGAGGTTTGCCATGCTAGCATCTTCGACTCTAGCAACGTCGTAGATTGTGAGGAGTACGTCTATGAGAATACTGACACTGTTGTCTACACT TTCGGGCTAGCATGTCGGGATTGGCAGCGTTCTTTCATTGGTACTGCGAGGGCGCTTGGGGCACTAGCGTGCTTCCCTATTACAG GATTCGTATCGGACCGATGGGGGCGGCGTACGGCGCTGATCATCAATGCTATCATTCGTGCTTCTTTTGGCCTGAGCCGTTCGTGGACGAACACATATGTGGGTTTCACTCTACTGGAATTCCTTGAAGCCGCCTTAGGTGGTGGCGTCTTTAGTTGTGCTTATATTTTAG TGATGGAGATGGTTGGACCTCGGATGCGTGTCGCATTCGGAACTTCCATAAACTCCTTTTTCTCGGTCGGCTGCGTCATTGCTGGCCTATTGGCCTGGGCTTTCAACGACTGGCGCGACTTTACCCGCGTTTTATATATCCCAATGTTCATCATTAGCTTCTCCCTCTGGTTCGTCCCCGAATCAGTCCGCTGGTACATGAGCAAGGGACGTTACCAAGAATCTGAGACTGTTCTCAAAACAGCAGCAAGAATTAACCGAAGACAACTGTCAGACAAGTCATTAGAAGCTTTGAGGGAATCAGTGGAAGAAGAGAAGAGGAACAATGAAATGGAAGCGgaaaataaaaagaaagagcCGTGGTTAATAGTTCAAGTGTTCAGACATAAACCGATCTTGATAAGGTGTTTAGTGTCGCCTGTCTGGTGGATAACCTTTAATATTGTTTACTACGGGTTGTCTGTAAATGCTGTGAACATATCAGGGAACCGCTATTTGAACTACGTGGCGGTATCGGCTGTGGATATTCCTGGCTATTGGATGTCGATGTTCTTGTTGGGCATCATTGGGAGGAAGCCTGTGCTCATCGCTGCATTTTGGGTCTGCGCCGCCTGCCAAGCGGCATATGTTTTCATTCCTGACG ttcgtcgtttgaacggaccaatcacggcacgggacatCGCTCaactcgtcccgcgcacccccgcatttttggcatcatcggttgcatga
- the LOC134794414 gene encoding organic cation transporter protein-like, which translates to MDEKDNKPSDVKVKQAEVKTRVDLDKILVEEIGQFGWFQLRTWALAAIAVIFSGFAATEYVFTTARINTRCLIPECESTDQTIEFAPSWILNALPPSGSSFDSCQRFANISGNYFNEICHASLFDSSNVEDCEEYVYENTDTVVYTFGLACQDWQRSFIGTARALGSLACFPITGFVSDRWGRRTALIINTFIGACLGLGRSWTNTYVGFTLLEFLETTLGGGIFSCAYILVMEMVGPRMRVAFGTSMNSFFSVGCVIAGLLAWAFNDWRDFTRALYIPMFIISFSFWFVPESVRWYMSKGRYQESETVLKTAARINGRQLSDKSLEALRESVEEENRNNEMEAENKKKETWLIVQVFRHKPILIRCLVSPVWWITFTIVYYGLSVNAVNISGNRYFNYVAVSAVEIPGYWTSMFLLGIIGRKPVLITAFWVCAACQAAYVFMPDGYYDFSLAVYLIGKFSIAMVSAGLYVYTAELYPTRNRHSLLGYSSMVGRIGSILAPLTPAMGNSTFDELPFVIFGCFALLSGCLVFITPETLGAKFPDTMEEASNIGKKKDGTK; encoded by the exons ATGGATGAGAAAGATAATAAACCTAGTGACGTTAAGGTAAAGCAAGCAGAAGTGAAGACCCGTGTCGATCTTGACAAGATCTTAGTAGAAGAAATCGGTCAATTCGGATGGTTCCAGCTGCGGACGTGGGCTTTGGCGGCAATTGCTGTAATATTTAGTGGATTTGCGGCCACTGAATATGTGTTCACGACAGCGAGAATTAACACCAG GTGCCTCATCCCCGAGTGTGAATCTACAGACCAAACCATCGAGTTCGCACCATCATGGATCCTAAACGCTCTTCCTCCTTCTGGTTCATCATTCGACAGCTGCCAGCGTTTCGCCAACATTTCTGGCAATTACTTCAATGAGATTTGCCATGCTAGCCTCTTTGACTCTAGCAACGTCGAAGATTGTGAGGAGTACGTCTATGAGAATACTGACACTGTTGTCTACACT TTCGGGCTAGCATGTCAGGATTGGCAGCGTTCTTTCATTGGTACTGCGAGGGCGCTTGGGTCACTAGCGTGCTTCCCTATTACAG GATTTGTATCGGACCGATGGGGGCGGCGTACGGCGCTGATCATCAATACTTTCATCGGTGCTTGCCTTGGCCTGGGCCGCTCTTGGACCAACACATATGTGGGCTTCACTCTTCTGGAGTTCCTTGAAACCACTTTAGGTGGAGGCATCTTTAGCTGTGCTTatattttag TGATGGAGATGGTTGGACCGCGGATGCGTGTCGCGTTCGGAACATCGATGAACTCCTTTTTCTCGGTGGGCTGTGTCATCGCTGGCCTATTAGCCTGGGCTTTCAACGACTGGCGCGATTTTACCCGCGCTTTATATATCCCAATGTTCATCATTAGCTTCTCCTTCTGGTTCGTCCCCGAATCAGTCCGCTGGTACATGAGCAAGGGACGTTACCAAGAATCTGAGACTGTTCTCAAAACAGCAGCAAGAATAAACGGAAGACAACTGTCAGACAAGTCGTTGGAAGCTTTGAGGGAATCAGTGGAAGAAGAGAATAGAAATAATGAGATGGAAgctgaaaataaaaagaaagagACGTGGTTAATAGTTCAAGTGTTCAGACATAAACCGATCTTGATACGGTGTTTAGTGTCACCTGTCTGGTGGATAACCTTTACTATTGTTTACTACGGGTTGTCTGTAAATGCTGTGAACATATCAGGGAACCGCTATTTCAACTACGTGGCGGTATCGGCTGTGGAGATTCCTGGCTATTGGACGTCGATGTTCTTATTGGGCATCATTGGGAGGAAGCCTGTGCTCATCACCGCGTTTTGGGTCTGCGCCGCCTGCCAAGCGGCATATGTTTTCATGCCTGACG gtTATTACGATTTTTCCCTGGCGGTGTACCTAATCGGCAAGTTCTCCATCGCCATGGTGTCCGCAGGGCTGTACGTGTATACAGCGGAGTTGTATCCTACCAGAAACCGCCACAGTCTGCTAGGTTACTCCTCCATGGTCGGAAGGATCGGGTCTATTCTAGCGCCCCTTACTCCAGCTATG GGCAACTCCACATTTGACGAGCTACCGTTTGTCATATTCGGTTGCTTTGCGCTTCTCTCTGGGTGCTTAGTTTTCATCACGCCAGAGACCCTCGGTGCCAAATTCCCTGACACCATGGAGGAAGCTTCGAATATTGGCAAGAAGAAAGATggcactaaataa
- the LOC134794415 gene encoding organic cation transporter protein-like: MEEKDNVPGDVKVEQAEVKTRVDLDKILVEEIGQFGWFQLRTWALAAIAVIFSGFASAEYVFTTARINTRCLIPECESTDQPIEFAPSWILNAIPPSGSSFDGCQRFANVSIYQLDDVCPASLFDSSNVVDCEEYVYENTDTVVYTFGLACRDWQRSFIGTASAFGTLACLPITGFVSDRWGRRTALIINAIIRASLGLSRSWTNTYVGFTLLEFLEAALGGGVFTCAYILVMEMVGPRMRVAFGTSMNSSFSVGCVIAGLLAWAFNDWRDFTRALYIPMFIISFSLWFVPESVRWYMSKGRYQESETVLKTAARINGRQLSDKSLEALRESVEEEKRKNEMEAENKKKEPWLIVQVFRHKPILIRCLVSPFWWITFTIVYYGLSVNVVNISGNRYLNYVAVSAVEIPGYWTSMFLLGIIGRKPVLIAAFWVCAACQAAYVFMPDGYYDFSLAVYLIGKFSIAMVSAGLYVYTAELYPTRNRHSLLGYSSMVGRIGSILAPLTPAMGNSTFDELPFVIFGCFALLSGCLVFITPETLGAKFPDTMEEASNIGKKKDGTK; encoded by the exons atggaagaaaaagatAATGTACCTGGTGACGTTAAGGTAGAGCAAGCAGAAGTGAAAACCCGTGTTGATCTAGACAAGATCTTAGTAGAAGAAATCGGTCAATTTGGATGGTTCCAGCTACGGACGTGGGCGTTGGCGGCAATCGCTGTAATATTTAGTGGATTTGCGTCCGCTGAATATGTGTTCACGACGGCGAGAATTAACACCAG GTGCCTCATCCCGGAGTGTGAATCTACAGACCAGCCCATCGAGTTCGCACCGTCATGGATTTTAAACGCTATTCCTCCTTCTGGCTCCTCATTCGATGGCTGCCAGCGTTTCGCCAACGTTTCGATTTATCAGCTCGATGACGTTTGTCCTGCTAGTCTGTTCGACTCTAGCAACGTCGTGGATTGTGAGGAGTACGTCTATGAGAATACTGACACTGTTGTCTACACT TTCGGGCTAGCATGTCGGGATTGGCAGCGCTCCTTCATTGGTACTGCGAGTGCGTTTGGAACACTAGCGTGCTTACCTATTACGG GATTCGTATCGGACCGATGGGGGCGGCGTACGGCGCTGATTATCAATGCTATTATTCGTGCTTCTCTTGGCCTGAGCCGTTCGTGGACGAACACATATGTGGGTTTCACTCTACTGGAATTCCTTGAAGCCGCCTTAGGTGGTGGCGTCTTTACTTGTGCTTATATTTTAG TGATGGAGATGGTTGGACCTCGGATGCGTGTCGCGTTTGGAACTTCCATGAACTCCTCTTTCTCGGTCGGCTGCGTCATCGCTGGCCTATTGGCCTGGGCTTTCAACGACTGGCGCGACTTTACCCGCGCTTTATATATCCCAATGTTCATCATTAGCTTCTCCCTCTGGTTCGTCCCCGAATCAGTCCGCTGGTACATGAGCAAGGGACGTTACCAAGAATCTGAGACTGTTCTCAAAACAGCAGCAAGAATTAACGGAAGACAACTGTCAGACAAGTCGTTGGAAGCTTTGAGGGAATCAGTGGAAGAAGAGAAGAGGAAGAATGAGATGGAAGCGGAGAATAAAAAGAAAGAGCCGTGGTTAATAGTTCAAGTGTTCAGACATAAACCAATCTTGATACGGTGTTTAGTGTCGCCTTTCTGGTGGATAACCTTTACTATTGTTTACTACGGGTTGTCCGTAAATGTTGTGAACATATCAGGGAACCGCTATTTGAACTACGTGGCGGTATCTGCTGTGGAGATTCCTGGCTATTGGACGTCAATGTTCTTGTTGGGCATCATTGGGAGGAAGCCGGTGCTCATCGCCGCATTTTGGGTCTGCGCCGCCTGCCAAGCGGCATATGTTTTCATGCCTGACG gtTATTACGATTTTTCCCTGGCGGTGTACCTGATCGGCAAGTTCTCCATCGCCATGGTGTCCGCAGGGCTGTACGTGTATACAGCGGAGTTGTATCCTACCAGAAACCGCCACAGTCTGCTAGGTTACTCCTCCATGGTCGGAAGGATCGGGTCTATTCTAGCCCCCCTCACTCCAGCAATG GGCAACTCCACATTTGACGAGCTACCGTTTGTCATATTCGGTTGCTTTGCGCTTCTCTCTGGGTGCTTAGTTTTCATCACGCCAGAGACCCTCGGTGCCAAATTCCCTGACACCATGGAGGAAGCTTCGAATATTGGCAAGAAGAAAGATggcactaaataa